ATGAGTGAAGATTGTGAGACGGGAAAATCAGGACGGGGATTTCCCGCATGCGAAGCCGCAGGCACGTCTGTTGCCGGGCAGCGGGCAGAAAAAAACGGGCGTTGCGTGGGGTGCAACGCCCGGGCAGGCCGTCAGTCCACGATCTGCAGCAGTTCCTTGGCCAGATCCACCACTTCGTCGGGGTCGAAGGGCTTGGTCATGTAATCGTATGCGCCGATTTCCAGGCCCTTTTTCTTGTCCGCCTCCTGGCCCTTGGCGGTGAGAAGCACCACCACGGTATCCTTGAGCTCGGGGTCGTTCTTCACGGCGGTGCAGACCTCGTACCCGTTCATCTTGGGCATCATGATGTCCAGGAAGACCACTTGCGGCCGTTCGGTCTTGATGAGCGCCAGGCCTTCTTCGCCATCGGCGGCGGTGAGGATTTCCACGGCGAACTCGTCGGCCAGATCTTCCAGGGCCTGTTCCAGCAGGGTGCGGATGTGCAGCTCGTCCTCAATGATGAGCAGTTTCTTGCCCATGGGATTCGTTCCTTTCTGCTGCCGGCTGTCCCCGTCAGGGCAATGCCACAAAGCCCAGGCGGGTGGCCGGGTATTTGTCTGTGATGACCAGGACGCCGCGAATCGGCCCGCCCCCCCCGTGCTGCGATATCTGCGGGTCCACCACCTGCCCTTGCGCCTCGGCAGGAGCCTCCAGCATGGCGGCGCCTTCCCAGTTGGAGGGCAGCATGCCTCCGGCAAAGGGCAGTAATGGACCGCTTATTTCTATGCCATCCGCGGAAAAATGCAAGGGTACCAGGCGTTCCACCGTGGCAGAAACATTTGGTTTGAGTCCGGGGCCTTCTGCGGCGGGTTGCAGCAGCTCGGCCTCGCCGGTCCAGAAGAAATTCAGACCGTAGAACGCGCCGGAGCCGTCCGCACCGGTCACGTCCGTGAGCCGGTATTCCAGGGCCGGAAAGCCCAGGCGTTCCTGCAGCACAAGATCCTTGGAAAACACCAGGACCTGGGTGCGCGGATTCACGTTGCGCCCGTTGGCCTCGAAAAAGACAACCACCTTGCCCTGATGCACCAGCAGGGCCTCGAAGGCCATGTTGGGCAGTTGGGCCGGCGGATCCAGATGCACTTTGCTGGCAGGGTCCATGACGATGCGGTTGCGGGCCCGGTCCACCCGGCCCTTGACCAGCCAGCCGTGCATGCGCTTGTTCTGGCGGGCTTCGATGCAGGCATACACAGTGTCGCCGTCAAAGGCGATGGCTTCGTAGCCTTCGTAGCCCGGGATGCTTTTGGCCAGGCCGCCATCGGAAAATTCCCAGCGCACGGGGATGATGGGCGCGGCGGGATTGTCGCGCAGCCGCTCCACCAGGGCATCCTTTTTGACAAAGAACAGCCCCCCGGCCCGGGCGGGATATTGCGGCAGCATGACCAGCCGATCCTCCCACCATGCCAGCCCGGAAAATTCCATGGAGGCTGCCGCCGCGAGGCCGTCCAGGTGGAATTCCACCAGGGGCAGGGGTGCGACAGCGTCTGCCGCCGCCCCCGGCTGCGGCATTCCCGCCAGCAACATCAGCCCCAGCCAGAGCGTGCGCATCACGCGCAGTGGACGTGCATTCATGCGGCCATGCTAGCCGATTCTCTCCCTGCTGGCTAGGGTCTGGCGCCAACTGGTGGAAAGGACGTCAGAGGGGAAACCCTTTCTATAGAGAGGGTTTCCCCCGAGTGTGCATTGCCTTAAAGCAGTTTAATTTTGAAAAAGGATATTGCGAGAGGGGAAATCTTTTGCAAAAGGTTCTCCCCGCTCGCAATATCCCTTTTAAAAACTTTGAGAGTGACCTTGAATCACAATAAAAAGTCTTTGGAAAGGNAGGTTTTCCCCCGAGAGTTCTTTTCAAAAACAACGTGCTCTAGGCGGCCAGCTTGGCCTTCAGGGCCCTGGCGATGGTCTGCGCCATGGTCTTGAGCTGTTCGTAGTCCGCATGGGTGGGGACGTTCTTGACCTTGACCGGGGTGGCCGGCATGTCGAAGCCCATGCCGGTGAGCCATTCGGCCAGGACCTTGGTGGATTCCCCGCTCCAGCCGAAGGAGCCGAATGCGCCGCCGATCTTGTTCTGCGGCCGCAGGCCCTTGATGTACTGCAGCGTACCGGCCACATACGGCAGGATGCCGTTGTTGTGGGTGGGAGAACCGACGATCACCGCGCCGGCATCGCTGATTTCGCTCATGATCTGCGAATGATGGCAGGCCTTGCACCACATGAGCTTCACGGTGCAGCCTTCATCGCGGAAGGATTCGGCCAGCACACGGGCCATCTTTTCTGTGGAATGCCACATGGAGTCGTAGAAGATCACCACCTTGTTGGTGGGCTTCTGTTCGGCGTATTCCACATACTTCTGCACGGCGAAGGTGCACTGGTCCGCGCCGCGGAAGATCACGCCGTGGTCCGGGCAGATGAATTCCGGCGCCACGCCTGCGCCCACCAGGGTCTCAATGGCCTTGAGGGTCTGCGGGGCGTAGGGGTTGACGATGTTGGCGTAGTATTCGCGCATGGCCCGTTCCAGGGTGTGGACCGGGATCTGGTCGCTGAAGCGCTCGCTGGCGGCGATGTTCTGGCCGAAGATGTCGTTGCTGATGAGCACCTTTTCGTCGGCGAACCAGGAGACCATGCTGTCCGGCCAGTGCAGCATGCGGGTTTCGTAGAACGTGACCGTGCGCTTGCCCAGGGAGAGCGTTTCCCCGTGCTTGACCACCTGCACGGGCCAGTCCTTGTAATGGAAGTGGGATTCCATGGCCTTCTGGCCCAGGGAGGAGGTGAAGATCTTCTCGGGCTGGCAGGCTTCGATGAGGGCGGGCAGGGCGCCGGCATGGTCCAGCTCCAGGTGCTGGATCACCAGATAGTCGATCTTTTTGGGATCGATGACGCTGGCGATGCCGCAGAGCAGCTCGCCTTTGTACTCGGCCTTCACCGTGTCGAAGAGCGTGGTCTTTTCGTCTTCCACCAGATAGGCGTTGTACGTGGTGCCCATGGGCGAAAGCGTATAGCCGTGGAAGTCGCGGCTGTTCCAGTCAATGGCGCCCACGAGGTGGAAGCCGTCAATAATCTTAGTCGCTTGCATAGTTCAGTCCAACTTGATGCGGTATTTGATGATGAGACGGGCGCAGCTACTGCTTTTCGAAGGCGTCCTTGGACGCGCCACACACGGGGCAGGCCCAGTCGTCGGGCAGGTCTTCGAACTTGGTGCCGGGCTTGATGCCGCTGTCGGGGTCGCCCTTGGCAGGATCGTATTCGTAGCCGCAAACGGTGCAGACGTAGATATCCATGGGAGTGCTCCTTGCTATTTTTACCGGGCGCAATGGCCGTCGGTTGCCGGGATGACGCCCGCCCACGCCTAAAGCTGGGTGAGTCGCCATTGTGCGATGTACATTTTTTGAGGGGGAACTTCAATCCCTGCGGATGATTTTTTGAGCAACTCCACCGGTTGGCCGGCAAGTTTGTTTGGCAAATCAACACCCTCCACGCCGTGGCAGCCGAGCAATTTCGTTCAAGACCTGCGGCGCACCGCATGGCAAGGACCTGGTGTTCGCAAGACTGCATCAAATAAAGAGGACAATGCACATGGCTTCGGAATTCAGACGCGGGTTCACGGCCCTGCTGCCCGTGGCCGCCAGCGTGGCGGTGTACGGCAGTGTGCTGGGCGTGCTGGCGGCGCAAAAGGGACTGGACTGGCTGGACATCCTGTACATGGACCTGGCGGTGTTCGCCGGGTCTGCGCAGTTCGTGATGGTGGAGATGTGGGGCGAGCGGCTGCCCGTGCTGGAGATGGCGGCGGCGGTGCTGGTGATCAATCTGCGCTATCTGCTCGTCGGCGCGTCCCTGGCGCCGCTGTTCCAGGGGCAGCCTCTGTGGCGCAAGCTGGGCGTCATCCATCTGGTGGCGGACGAGAACTGGGCCGTGACCATGGCCGAGATGCGCCGCGGCCGGGGCACCGTCATGTTTCTGCTGGGCGGCGGGGTCTGCCTGATCGGCATCTGGACCCTGGGCACCGTGGTCGGGGTGCTGGGCGGCTCCCTCATCGCGCACCCGGAGGAATATGCCCTGGACTTCGCCTTCACCGCGGTGTTCACGGCCCTCACGGTGGGCCTGTGGCGCGGCAAACGCGATTGCCTCCCCTGGCTGGTGGCCGCCGTGCTGGCCGTGCTGGCGGAACGCTGGCTGCCGGGCAAATGGTACATCGTCATTGGCGGCATCGGCGGGGCTATCGCGGCCATGCTGCAGCCGGAATCCACCCAGGAGGCAGCGCATGCAACCAGCCGCTGAACTCGACATCTTTCTGGCCATCGCCCTGGCGGCCCTGGCCACCTACGGCCTGCGGGCCGGGGGCCTGCTGCTGGCCGAACGGCTGCCCAAAACCGGCCGGCTGCGCCGGGGCATGGATGCCCTGCCCGGGGCGCTGCTGCTTTCCCTGGTGGTGCCGTCCATCGCCAATGCCGGCCCCTGGGGGATGCTGGCCGCAGGCGTCACCGCGTTGGTGGCCTGGCGCAGCCGCAACATGCTGGCGGCCATGCTCCTAGGCATGATCGTGGTGCTGGCGCAGCGGCAGTTGGGGTTATAGTGGTACAGTCAACCTACTGAAAATGTTGTCTACCAATAGAAAGTCTTTGGGGAGGGGTTCCCCCCGAACAATCCATCTCCCGTCTCACACCTGCCCCACGCGCACGATGTGGCCGTGCCAGGGGCGTGGATCTTCCTGCAGCAGCCGGGCCAGCCACACGGCCGAGGCCTGAGCCGAGAGCAGTTCGCCACGTTCGTGCCAGGGGGTGAACGTTGCCCGCACGGCCTCGCCGCCGCCGCCGGTCGCCTCCCGGGCCTGCTGCTGCATGCGCGTCTCCACCTTGCCGGGCTGGTAGACGAAGCACGTCACCGCGTCGGTTTCCGCTGCCAACTGGCGCATCAGGTGTTCTTCGAAGGCCTTGGCCGCGCAGTACAGCCCGATGCCCGGCATGGCGATGGAGGCAGCCCCCGAGCCGAACAGCACGTAGAGCCCGCCGTCTTTCTGCCGCATCAGCGCGGGATACGCCGCCCGGGCCAGCTGCCAGGAGGCCTTGCAACTGGCGTGGGTCACGTCGTCGTATTGCTTTTCGTCCAGCTCCCACAGATGCGGGCCAGGATGCAGCACGCCGGCGGCATGGATGATCCCGGCAAACCCGCCCAGGGTTTCGGCCTGTTCCACGCAGGCCCGGGCCACCCTGGCGGTGGCGGCGTCGCCGTCCACCACGGCCACCTTGATTTTGTAGCCGGCTTCCAGGGTTTTTTTGGCCTCCTTCAGCGGCGGTTTGGAGCGGGCGTTGAGCACCAGATTCGCGCCCTGCATGGCCAGGGCGTCGGCCAGGGCCCGGCCGATGCCGTGGGAGGCCCCCGTCAAGACGATGGTTTTATTTGCCAGCCAACTCATGTATACCTCCCGATCTCATGGCCTTGCCAAATTTTCTGCACGCGCGGCCCATGCTGCCCGTTTTGGAGGAGCATCGATGACATCTGCATCTGTCCTGCATGGCTTTGTTTTGGAACGTGAAGCCACGCTTCAGGAATATCATACCGTCGTCCACCTGTGGCGTCATCAGAAGACCGGTGCGCGCTATTTGTCCTTGTGCAACAAGGACGACAACAAGGTCTTTGCCGTCACCTTCCGCACCCCGCCCAAGGATTCCACGGGCGTGGCGCACATTCTGGAGCACTCCGTCCTGTGCGGATCCCGCAAGTACCCCGTGAAGGAACCCTTTGTGGAATTGATGAAGGGCTCGTTGCAGACCTTTCTCAACGCCTTCACCTATCCGGACAAGACATGCTACCCCGTGGCGTCCACGCATGCCAAGGACTTTTACAATCTGATGGATGTCTATCTGGATGCGGTGTTCTTTCCGCGCATCACCCGGGAGATTTTCATGCAGGAGGGCTGGCACCTGGCCCGGCCCGAGCCGCAGGAGCCGCTGCAGTTCAAGGGGGTGGTGTACAATGAGATGAAGGGCGCGTACTCCTCGCCGGACAGCGTGTTTCGGGAGATCATCCAGCATTCGCTGTATCCGGATACCCTGTACAGCCTGGATTCCGGCGGCGACCCGGCCGTCATCCCCCAGCTGACCTATGATGCCTTCAAGGACTTCCACGCCCGCTACTACCACCCGTCCAACGCCTATTTCTTCGGCTATGGCGACGATCCCGAGGACGAGCGCCTGCGCCGCGTGGCCGAGTATCTCGACCAGTTCGAGCCCCTGGCCGTGGATTCGGCCATTCCCCTGCAGCCGCCCTTTGCCGGGCCGCGCCGCATCGAGGACGTCTACGCCGCCGGCGAGGAAGGCGGGCAAAAGGCCTTCTTCTGCTGCAACTGGCTCCTGGGCGAGACGCTTCCCGAGGGCGACACCGTGGCCGCGGCGGCGGAGAATCTGGCCTGGAACATGCTGGATGAACTGCTGGTGGGCCTGCCCGGCGCGCCCCTGCGCCAGGCATTGCTGGATAGCGGCCTGGGCGAGGATCTGGCCGGCGGCGGCCTGGAAGCCGAGCTGCGGCAGATGTTCTTTTCCACCGGGCTGAAAGGGATTGAGCCGGAGAACGCCCAGGCCGTGGAGACGCTGATCCTGGACACCCTCACCGATCTGGTGGAGCAGGGCTTCCCGCCGGAATACGTGGCCGCGGCGGTGAATTCCGTGGAATTCGACCTGCGCGAGAACAATACCGGCAGTTATCCCCGCGGGCTCAATCTCATGCTCCGGGCCCTGTCCACCTGGCTGTACGACAAGGATCCCCTGGCCCTGCTGGCCTTTGAAGCCCCCCTGGCGCACCTGAAGGCACGTCTGGCCCGGGGTGAGCGGGTGTTCGAGGAGATGATCCGCACCCATCTGCTGGCCAATCCTGCCCGCACGGCCGTGCTGTTGACGCCGGATCCCACCCTGGCCGAACGCCGTAGCCAGGAAGAAGCCTCGCGCCTAGCAACCATGCTGGAGACCCTGCGGGCCGACAATCCGAACATCGAGGACGATGCCGCTCGGGACGCCGCCCGCCTGGAAGCCCTGCAGGCCATGCCCGACGATCCCGCCCAGCTGGCCACCATCCCCCACCTGCTGGTGGCGGACCTGCCGCGGGAAAACCAGATTCTGCCCATCGCCGAACAGACCATGCACGGCGTGCCCGTCTGCACCCATGCCCTGGATACGGCCGGGGTGGTCTATCTGGATCTCGGCTTCCATCTGGACGGCCTGGGCCGCGAGGCCCTGGCCCTGGTGCCCCTCTTTGGCCGGGCGTTGGTGGAAACCGGCACCGCGCAGCGGGATTTCATCTCCCTGGCCATGCACATCAGCGCCACGACCGGCGGTATCGATCCGGCCACCTTTGCCGGTACCCGCCTGGACACTGCCGCGCCGGCACAGCTGCTGTTCCTGCGGGGCAAAGCCACCGTGGCCAATCATAAGGCATTCTTTGATATCTTGCGGGAAGTGCTTTTGGAGGCCACCCTGGCGGACCAGGAACGCATCCGCCAACTGGTGCTGGAGGAAAAGGCCCAGATGGAAGAAAGCCTGGCGCCGGCCGGGCATGCCATCGTCGTGTCGCGGCTGCGGGCCGGGCTCAATGCCGCAGGGCAGGTGGCCGAGGTCATGGGCGGTTTGGAACAGCTCCATGTGCTGCGCCGGCTGGCCGAGCAGGTGGAGTCGGACTGGCCGGCCGTGCGCGAGGCGCTCTTCCACCTGCGCAATGTCCTGCTGCATCGGGCCAATCTGCTGGTAAACATCACCGCCGAGGCCGACGCCCTGGCGGCCATGGAACCGGCCCTGGCCCGGCTGCTGGCCGCCCTGCCTGCCGCAGGCGCCCCGCAATCAGCCAATGTCTTTCCCTTGCTGGAGATCCCCGCGGCAGAGGCCCTGTGCATCCCCTCCCAGGTGAATTTCGTGGGCCTGGGGATCGACTGTTACGGCCAGGGCCTGACGGCCCATGGCTCCCTGCAACTGGCGGCGCGGTTCGTGCGGTCCGGGTATTTGTGGGAGAAGATCCGCGTCCAGGGCGGCGCATACGGTGCGTTCTGCTTCCTGGACCGGTTGTCCGGGGCGCTGAATCTGGTCTCGTACCGCGATCCCAATGTGGAACGCACCCTGGATGCCTTCCTGGCTCTGGGGGACTGGCTGGCCACGCTGGATCTGACCCCCGCGGCCATGGACAAGGCCATCCTGGGCGCCATCAACGAGGTGGATGCCTACCTGCTGCCAGACGCCAAGGGCTACATCGCCTGCCTGCGCCGGCTGACCAACGATACCAACGCCGGCCGCCAGCGCATGCGTGAAGAGATTCTGGCCGCCACGGTGGAGGATCTGCGTCGCCTGGGCCGGTTCCTGCAACAGGCCCTGCCCCAGGGCAGGCTGTGCGTCATCGGCTCGCGCCAGACCCTGGAGCCCCTGGCCCAGACCCGGCACCGCGGGCGGGACTGGACGCTGCAATCGCTGCTGTAAGGCTGGTGTTGGGGGTGAAGTAAAGGCGTTGCGAGAGGGGAAACCTTTTGCAAAAGGTTCTCCCCTCNCTCGCGCTCTCCCCTTCCAAAACTTTTGTAGCAAATTGAATTCACTAATAAAAGTCTTTGGGGAGGGGGTCTGGGGGAACCCCTTTCTATAGAAAGGGGTTCCCCCAGAAGCTCTTTTCAAGAGCACCCTGTTTTAGCGTTTCAGGTTGATGGCCGTCTGCAGCAGGCTGTCTGTGGTGGTAATGATTTTGGAGTTGGCCTGGAATCCCCGCTGGGTGGTGATCATGGTCACGAATTCCGAGGCCAGATCCACGTTGGAGAGTTCCAGGGTGCTGCCGGACACCGAGCCGAACATGCCTTCCCCTGCAAAGCCTTCAACAATTTCCCCAGTGGTGTTGTTGGCCGAGTACAGGTTGCCGCCTTCGTGGGTCAGGCCGTATTCGTTGGTGAAGTCGTAGAGCCGCAGGCGGTAGAGGTCCGCGGTTTCGCCGTTGGAATAATCGCCCACCAGGGTGCCGTCCGCGGCGAAGGAAACCCGGGTGAGGGAGCCTTCGGGGTAGCCGTCCTGGTCCTGAAAGGAATTGTAGGACGTGCCGGAATAGGCGGTGGAGCTGCTGGCGCTGCGGGTGGCGTCAAAGGAAGAAAGCACGGAGCCGCTTGCGGCGTCCGCCAGCGTGGAATCGCCGGTCCAGGTGCCCGTGGTGCTGGAAAGGCCGAAGTTGAGGGATGTGGTCATGGTGGCGCCATTGGAGAACGTGGCGGTCATGGACGGTGCGGCATCCGTGCTCAGGGTCGCCAGGCTCCAGGTGCTCAGATCCGTGGGGTCGCCGGCGCCGGAATAGGTGTATGCCGTCTGGCTCGTCAGCACGCCGTCGCTGCTGAAGGTGAGGGTGCCGGACATGAGCATGCCTGCGGCGCTGGTGCCGGCCAGGGCGGAACCATCCTCCGCGCCGGGGACGGCGGCAATGTAGC
This sequence is a window from Megalodesulfovibrio gigas DSM 1382 = ATCC 19364. Protein-coding genes within it:
- a CDS encoding response regulator transcription factor, producing MGKKLLIIEDELHIRTLLEQALEDLADEFAVEILTAADGEEGLALIKTERPQVVFLDIMMPKMNGYEVCTAVKNDPELKDTVVVLLTAKGQEADKKKGLEIGAYDYMTKPFDPDEVVDLAKELLQIVD
- a CDS encoding FprA family A-type flavoprotein, whose translation is MQATKIIDGFHLVGAIDWNSRDFHGYTLSPMGTTYNAYLVEDEKTTLFDTVKAEYKGELLCGIASVIDPKKIDYLVIQHLELDHAGALPALIEACQPEKIFTSSLGQKAMESHFHYKDWPVQVVKHGETLSLGKRTVTFYETRMLHWPDSMVSWFADEKVLISNDIFGQNIAASERFSDQIPVHTLERAMREYYANIVNPYAPQTLKAIETLVGAGVAPEFICPDHGVIFRGADQCTFAVQKYVEYAEQKPTNKVVIFYDSMWHSTEKMARVLAESFRDEGCTVKLMWCKACHHSQIMSEISDAGAVIVGSPTHNNGILPYVAGTLQYIKGLRPQNKIGGAFGSFGWSGESTKVLAEWLTGMGFDMPATPVKVKNVPTHADYEQLKTMAQTIARALKAKLAA
- the rd gene encoding rubredoxin, which gives rise to MDIYVCTVCGYEYDPAKGDPDSGIKPGTKFEDLPDDWACPVCGASKDAFEKQ
- a CDS encoding AzlC family ABC transporter permease translates to MASEFRRGFTALLPVAASVAVYGSVLGVLAAQKGLDWLDILYMDLAVFAGSAQFVMVEMWGERLPVLEMAAAVLVINLRYLLVGASLAPLFQGQPLWRKLGVIHLVADENWAVTMAEMRRGRGTVMFLLGGGVCLIGIWTLGTVVGVLGGSLIAHPEEYALDFAFTAVFTALTVGLWRGKRDCLPWLVAAVLAVLAERWLPGKWYIVIGGIGGAIAAMLQPESTQEAAHATSR
- a CDS encoding AzlD family protein produces the protein MQPAAELDIFLAIALAALATYGLRAGGLLLAERLPKTGRLRRGMDALPGALLLSLVVPSIANAGPWGMLAAGVTALVAWRSRNMLAAMLLGMIVVLAQRQLGL
- a CDS encoding SDR family NAD(P)-dependent oxidoreductase encodes the protein MSWLANKTIVLTGASHGIGRALADALAMQGANLVLNARSKPPLKEAKKTLEAGYKIKVAVVDGDAATARVARACVEQAETLGGFAGIIHAAGVLHPGPHLWELDEKQYDDVTHASCKASWQLARAAYPALMRQKDGGLYVLFGSGAASIAMPGIGLYCAAKAFEEHLMRQLAAETDAVTCFVYQPGKVETRMQQQAREATGGGGEAVRATFTPWHERGELLSAQASAVWLARLLQEDPRPWHGHIVRVGQV
- a CDS encoding insulinase family protein translates to MTSASVLHGFVLEREATLQEYHTVVHLWRHQKTGARYLSLCNKDDNKVFAVTFRTPPKDSTGVAHILEHSVLCGSRKYPVKEPFVELMKGSLQTFLNAFTYPDKTCYPVASTHAKDFYNLMDVYLDAVFFPRITREIFMQEGWHLARPEPQEPLQFKGVVYNEMKGAYSSPDSVFREIIQHSLYPDTLYSLDSGGDPAVIPQLTYDAFKDFHARYYHPSNAYFFGYGDDPEDERLRRVAEYLDQFEPLAVDSAIPLQPPFAGPRRIEDVYAAGEEGGQKAFFCCNWLLGETLPEGDTVAAAAENLAWNMLDELLVGLPGAPLRQALLDSGLGEDLAGGGLEAELRQMFFSTGLKGIEPENAQAVETLILDTLTDLVEQGFPPEYVAAAVNSVEFDLRENNTGSYPRGLNLMLRALSTWLYDKDPLALLAFEAPLAHLKARLARGERVFEEMIRTHLLANPARTAVLLTPDPTLAERRSQEEASRLATMLETLRADNPNIEDDAARDAARLEALQAMPDDPAQLATIPHLLVADLPRENQILPIAEQTMHGVPVCTHALDTAGVVYLDLGFHLDGLGREALALVPLFGRALVETGTAQRDFISLAMHISATTGGIDPATFAGTRLDTAAPAQLLFLRGKATVANHKAFFDILREVLLEATLADQERIRQLVLEEKAQMEESLAPAGHAIVVSRLRAGLNAAGQVAEVMGGLEQLHVLRRLAEQVESDWPAVREALFHLRNVLLHRANLLVNITAEADALAAMEPALARLLAALPAAGAPQSANVFPLLEIPAAEALCIPSQVNFVGLGIDCYGQGLTAHGSLQLAARFVRSGYLWEKIRVQGGAYGAFCFLDRLSGALNLVSYRDPNVERTLDAFLALGDWLATLDLTPAAMDKAILGAINEVDAYLLPDAKGYIACLRRLTNDTNAGRQRMREEILAATVEDLRRLGRFLQQALPQGRLCVIGSRQTLEPLAQTRHRGRDWTLQSLL
- a CDS encoding flagellar hook protein FlgE, giving the protein MMSALYIGATGMKTHSAGMQVTGNNIANVNTTAYKNSQIRYEDLMSSSVASAATSTTVGMAQTGHGSSVQDVVTMYTQGSFQTTSSETDVAISGKGFFAVRNMEDDSTYYTRAGNFVFDKDGFLVDTNGYAVRGVAYNTDGTLSDVTTDVRLWTDANEVPTLAAKSTAAVTLASNLDRSVMGDTSAPTLASMLANYDGTSATEPLSADEYSYADTVTVYDSSGEKHTLSVYYSKVGQDEQTGDTIYGYIAAVPGAEDGSALAGTSAAGMLMSGTLTFSSDGVLTSQTAYTYSGAGDPTDLSTWSLATLSTDAAPSMTATFSNGATMTTSLNFGLSSTTGTWTGDSTLADAASGSVLSSFDATRSASSSTAYSGTSYNSFQDQDGYPEGSLTRVSFAADGTLVGDYSNGETADLYRLRLYDFTNEYGLTHEGGNLYSANNTTGEIVEGFAGEGMFGSVSGSTLELSNVDLASEFVTMITTQRGFQANSKIITTTDSLLQTAINLKR